A stretch of the Aegilops tauschii subsp. strangulata cultivar AL8/78 chromosome 4, Aet v6.0, whole genome shotgun sequence genome encodes the following:
- the LOC109748745 gene encoding peroxygenase has protein sequence MQMQQYTSNHHTPRLASPKKSTVPYLDHAHGFYKRPVSAPASWLRTFCTSVYKESADLLAMATVALLVPVPPPTIARPPALRSRHLGFLPRSCELGSSRVTAAMSSSDPSLATEAPQAAVTSERKLSPDLQEQLAKPYLARAMAAVDPSHPEGSKGRDTKGMSVLQQHAAFFDRNGDGVIYPWETFQSLRAIGLGSPSAFGTSILLHLVLTYPTQPGWMPSPLLSIHIKNIHRGKHGSDSETYDTEGRFEPAKFDAIFSKFGKTRPNALSEDEINAMLKHNRNMYDFLGWAAANLEWKLLHKVAKDKEGFLQREIVRGAFDGSLFERLQESKKST, from the exons ATGCAGATGCAGCAGTACACGAGTAACCACCACACGCCACGCCTCGCCTCGCCTAAGAAGTCCACAGTACCATACCTCGACCATGCGCACGGTTTCTACAAACGCCCCGTCTCCGCGCCAGCGTCGTGGTTACGAACGTTCTGCACGAGCGTTTATAAAGAGAGCGCGGACCTTCTTGCAATGGCGACCGTAGCACTGCTCGTACCAGTGCCACCACCAACTATCGCGAGGCCCCCGGCTCTGCGCTCCCGTCACCTCGGCTTTCTCCCAAG ATCCTGCGAGCTCGGCTCGTCGCGAGTAACCGCCGCCATGTCGTCGTCCGATCCGTCGCTGGCGACCGAGGCGCCCCAGGCGGCCGTCACCAGCGAGCGCAAGCTCAGCCCCGACCTGCAGGAGCAGCTCGCCAAGCCAT ATCTGGCCAGAGCAATGGCGGCGGTTGACCCGAGCCACCCGGAGGGCAGCAAGGGTCGGGACACCAAGGGGATGAGCGTGCTCCAGCAGCACGCCGCCTTCTTCGACCGCAACGGCGACGGGGTCATCTACCCATGGGAGACCTTCCAAA GCCTCCGAGCAATCGGGCTTGGGTCGCCTTCGGCCTTCGGAACATCCATACTCCTCCACCTCGTCCTCACTTATCCTACTCAACCG GGATGGATGCCTTCCCCTCTGCTCTCGATCCATATAAAGAACATCCACAGGGGCAAGCACGGGAGCGACTCTGAGACGTATGACACTGAAGGGAG GTTTGAACCAGCGAAATTCGATGCTATATTCAGCAAGTTTGGCAAAACTCGGCCGAATGCTTTGTCAGAAGATGAGATCAACGCCATGCTTAAACACAACCGCAATATGTATGATTTCCTGGGCTG GGCCGCAGCCAACCTCGAATGGAAGCTGCTGCACAAAGTGGCAAAGGATAAAGAAGGCTTTTTACAGCGAGAAATCGTGAGGGGCGCCTTCGATGGCAGCCTGTTCGAGCGCCTGCAGGAGAGCAAGAAATCTACCTGA